In Gordonia iterans, the following proteins share a genomic window:
- a CDS encoding purine-nucleoside phosphorylase — MDPTHEPDAAAIAAAATIAAETDCRRHDVAIVLGSGWAPAAAAFGAPVAEVAMTSLPGFSTPSARGHGGRVLSVRVGTARVLVLLGRVHAYEGHALARVVHPVRTAAAAGVHTVVLTNAAGGIREGLRVGQPVLIADQLNFTGRSPLAGAQFVDMVDAYSPRLRAAARSVDPDLAEGVYAGLPGPQYETPAEIRMLAAMGADLVGMSTVHETIAARAAGLDVLGFSLVTNLAAGITGESLDHSEVLAVGRDSAARMGALLVEVVAAVSER; from the coding sequence ATGGACCCCACGCACGAACCGGACGCCGCGGCGATTGCTGCCGCTGCGACGATCGCCGCCGAAACCGACTGCCGCAGACACGATGTCGCCATCGTGCTGGGTTCCGGCTGGGCGCCGGCCGCGGCGGCGTTCGGGGCTCCGGTCGCCGAGGTCGCCATGACCTCGCTCCCGGGATTCAGTACGCCGTCTGCGCGCGGACACGGGGGCCGGGTGCTGTCCGTCCGGGTCGGCACCGCCCGGGTCCTGGTACTGCTGGGCCGCGTGCACGCGTACGAGGGTCACGCTCTGGCCCGCGTGGTGCACCCGGTGCGGACCGCGGCAGCGGCCGGGGTGCACACCGTGGTGCTCACCAACGCCGCGGGCGGCATCCGGGAGGGCCTGCGGGTCGGGCAGCCGGTGCTCATCGCCGATCAGCTCAACTTCACCGGCCGCTCCCCGCTGGCCGGTGCGCAGTTCGTCGACATGGTCGACGCCTACTCGCCGCGTCTGCGCGCCGCGGCCCGCAGCGTCGACCCGGATCTCGCCGAGGGCGTGTACGCGGGTCTGCCGGGCCCGCAGTACGAGACGCCCGCGGAGATCCGGATGCTCGCCGCGATGGGCGCCGACCTGGTCGGGATGTCGACCGTGCACGAGACCATCGCGGCCCGCGCCGCCGGCCTCGACGTCCTCGGATTCTCGCTGGTGACCAATCTTGCCGCCGGGATCACCGGCGAGTCGCTCGATCACAGCGAGGTGCTCGCCGTGGGCCGCGACTCCGCGGCGCGGATGGGCGCGCTGCTGGTGGAGGTGGTCGCCGCGGTGAGTGAGCGATGA